In a genomic window of Rubrobacter calidifluminis:
- a CDS encoding glycosyltransferase family 2 protein — MRFSLVTPTLGREKELERLLDSLLEQSFDDFEVILVDQNPDGRLDPLVSRYRDVLRLHHLRSPRRGASRARNTGLARCRGEIVAFPDDDCWYPRDLLERVDRFFTRHPEVDALCTRLVDGGGASCILDFDTEPGPIDRINVWRRSIESTMFLRRESTRRLWFDESLGTGSGTPWGSGEGTDYLLQLMDRGASLYYDPEIIVMHDPPVPPFDERAMRRAYTYGCGMGRVLKKHKYPAGAKLRLLGAPLGQALRSAAGAKVGAARYHLRVFGGRARGMM; from the coding sequence GTGCGCTTTTCTCTCGTTACGCCGACCCTCGGCCGGGAGAAGGAACTCGAACGCCTGCTGGACTCTTTGCTCGAACAGAGCTTCGACGACTTCGAGGTCATCCTCGTAGACCAGAACCCGGACGGGAGGCTGGATCCGCTGGTCTCTCGCTACCGGGATGTCCTGCGCCTGCACCACCTGAGGTCGCCGCGCCGCGGCGCCTCGAGGGCCAGGAATACCGGTCTCGCCCGCTGCCGGGGTGAGATCGTCGCGTTCCCGGACGACGACTGCTGGTACCCGCGCGATCTTTTGGAGAGGGTGGACCGCTTCTTCACCCGGCACCCGGAAGTAGACGCCCTGTGCACCAGGCTCGTCGACGGAGGGGGTGCCTCCTGCATCCTCGACTTCGATACCGAACCCGGTCCGATCGACCGCATCAACGTCTGGAGGCGCAGCATCGAGTCGACGATGTTCCTGCGCCGGGAGAGTACCCGCCGCCTCTGGTTCGACGAGAGCCTGGGCACCGGGTCCGGGACCCCGTGGGGCTCCGGGGAGGGAACGGACTACCTCTTGCAGCTCATGGATCGCGGTGCATCATTGTATTACGACCCTGAGATCATCGTCATGCACGACCCACCGGTACCGCCTTTCGACGAGCGGGCGATGAGGCGCGCGTACACCTACGGGTGTGGTATGGGGAGGGTCTTGAAGAAGCACAAGTACCCCGCCGGGGCGAAGCTGCGGTTGCTCGGTGCGCCGCTCGGGCAGGCGCTCCGCTCCGCGGCCGGCGCGAAGGTCGGCGCGGCCCGCTACCATCTGAGGGTCTTCGGCGGGCGGGCGAGGGGCATGATGTAG
- the aceB gene encoding malate synthase A yields MAEGSSGLPEGVEFTAPVPREYESVLTPEAVSFVAKLAREFTGRVHELLRERQERQERINAGEMPDFLPETRHIREGDWKIAPVPEDLQDRRVEITGPPDRKMLINALNSGASTYMTDLEDANCPTWHNMIESQYNIRDAINRTITYDDPNTGRHYELGEELATLLVRPRGWHLFEKHMLVDGRQVPAGIFDFGLYLFHNHRALLEDLGTGPYFYLPKFESHHDARLWNDVFLMAQDELGIPRGTIKATVLIETILATFEMHEILYELREHAAGLNCGRWDYIFSYIKKFREHDMLLPDRAQVTMTVPFMRAYTQLTIQTCHRRGAHAIGGMAAQIPVKGDPEQNERAFAAVRADKEREAKDGHDGTWVAHPGLVQTAKEVFDRYMPQPNQIETKKREDVQVSAADLLEKPEGTITEGGFRNNVSVGLQYLGAWLAGRGAVPVFNLMEDTATAEISRAQVWQWIHHPKGVLEDGTEVTRELFHRVVEEELTKIRDDIYGPERFERDFEFGKARELFERISTQDDFVEFLTLPGYEYLE; encoded by the coding sequence ATGGCAGAGGGTAGCAGCGGGTTGCCGGAGGGTGTGGAGTTCACCGCGCCCGTTCCGCGGGAGTACGAGAGCGTGCTCACGCCGGAGGCGGTCTCCTTCGTCGCAAAGCTCGCCCGGGAGTTCACCGGCCGGGTCCACGAGCTTCTCAGGGAGAGGCAGGAGCGCCAGGAGAGGATAAACGCCGGGGAGATGCCGGATTTCCTCCCGGAGACCAGGCACATCCGCGAGGGGGACTGGAAGATAGCGCCGGTTCCGGAGGATCTGCAGGATCGGCGGGTCGAGATAACCGGTCCTCCGGACCGCAAGATGCTCATAAACGCGCTCAACTCCGGCGCCTCGACCTACATGACCGACCTCGAGGACGCCAACTGCCCGACCTGGCACAACATGATCGAGAGCCAGTACAACATCCGGGATGCGATAAACCGCACCATCACCTACGACGACCCCAACACAGGCCGTCACTACGAGCTGGGTGAAGAGCTGGCGACGCTGCTGGTGCGGCCGCGCGGCTGGCACCTCTTCGAGAAGCACATGCTCGTCGACGGCAGGCAGGTGCCGGCCGGGATCTTCGACTTCGGGCTCTACCTCTTCCACAACCACAGGGCGCTGCTGGAGGATCTGGGCACGGGGCCGTATTTCTACCTGCCCAAGTTCGAGAGCCACCACGACGCCAGGCTCTGGAACGACGTCTTCCTGATGGCGCAGGACGAGCTCGGAATCCCGCGCGGCACGATCAAGGCGACCGTGCTCATCGAGACGATCCTCGCCACCTTCGAGATGCACGAGATCCTCTACGAGCTCAGGGAGCACGCCGCGGGCCTGAACTGCGGCCGCTGGGACTACATCTTCAGCTACATCAAGAAGTTCCGCGAGCACGACATGCTCCTGCCCGACCGGGCCCAGGTGACGATGACCGTGCCCTTCATGCGCGCCTACACCCAGCTCACGATCCAGACCTGCCACAGGCGCGGGGCGCATGCGATCGGGGGGATGGCGGCCCAGATCCCGGTGAAGGGCGACCCGGAGCAGAACGAGCGGGCCTTCGCCGCGGTGCGCGCAGACAAGGAGCGTGAGGCGAAGGATGGGCACGACGGTACATGGGTGGCGCATCCGGGGCTCGTGCAGACTGCGAAAGAGGTCTTCGACCGCTACATGCCCCAGCCCAACCAGATCGAGACCAAAAAACGCGAGGACGTGCAGGTGAGTGCCGCCGACCTGCTGGAGAAGCCGGAGGGCACGATCACCGAGGGGGGCTTCCGCAACAACGTGAGCGTCGGGCTGCAGTACCTCGGGGCCTGGCTCGCCGGACGCGGGGCGGTCCCGGTCTTCAACCTCATGGAGGATACCGCGACCGCCGAGATCTCGCGGGCGCAGGTCTGGCAGTGGATCCACCACCCCAAGGGCGTCCTCGAGGATGGCACAGAGGTGACCAGAGAGCTCTTCCACCGGGTCGTCGAGGAGGAGCTCACCAAGATCAGGGACGACATCTACGGTCCCGAGCGCTTCGAGCGCGACTTCGAGTTCGGAAAGGCCCGGGAGCTCTTCGAGCGGATCTCGACCCAGGACGACTTCGTCGAGTTCCTCACCCTCCCCGGCTACGAATACCTGGAGTAG
- a CDS encoding DUF4126 family protein, with amino-acid sequence MEHAGVNGALADAALLAAAGGLRSSAAPFFLSRAASRKRLSMPGSLPLRLLGSPGAATLLSVALAGELVADKLPSVPARTSPPALTGRMLSGALAGGLVFREIGHRTWAGALFGAAVAAAAANAGYHLRGLAARGGLPDLPVALTEDALTLACGAAFLLRR; translated from the coding sequence GTGGAGCACGCTGGCGTGAACGGCGCGCTCGCGGACGCGGCGCTGCTCGCCGCGGCGGGCGGCCTGAGGTCCTCCGCCGCCCCGTTTTTCCTCTCCCGGGCGGCCTCCCGGAAGCGGCTCTCCATGCCGGGGAGCCTGCCGCTGCGGCTCCTCGGGAGCCCGGGGGCCGCCACCCTGCTCTCCGTCGCCCTGGCCGGTGAGCTGGTCGCAGACAAACTCCCCTCCGTCCCGGCCCGCACCAGCCCACCCGCGCTCACCGGCAGGATGCTCTCCGGGGCGCTGGCCGGGGGGCTCGTCTTCCGGGAGATCGGACACCGTACATGGGCGGGGGCACTCTTCGGAGCGGCGGTGGCCGCGGCCGCCGCCAACGCCGGCTACCACCTGCGCGGCCTCGCCGCCAGAGGCGGACTCCCGGACCTCCCGGTGGCCCTCACGGAGGACGCGCTCACGCTCGCCTGCGGCGCGGCGTTTCTGCTGCGGCGTTAG
- a CDS encoding RidA family protein → MTREHLTPPDLPDWSDAFSQVVVSRMGSIRAIHVSGQVAVDAEKNVVGRGDLGRQAEVALENLGRALAAAGATMGDVVKLGIYIKDYSPDQAVIVGDALRRRFERGRMPASTWLGVSTLALDDLLIEIEAVAITDAGEGA, encoded by the coding sequence GTGACGAGAGAACACCTGACCCCCCCCGATCTTCCGGATTGGAGTGATGCGTTCTCACAGGTCGTGGTCTCGCGGATGGGCTCCATACGAGCGATCCATGTATCGGGCCAGGTCGCCGTCGATGCGGAGAAGAATGTCGTCGGGCGGGGAGATCTGGGGCGGCAGGCGGAGGTGGCGCTGGAAAACCTCGGGAGGGCGCTCGCTGCAGCTGGAGCGACGATGGGCGACGTCGTGAAGCTTGGCATCTACATCAAGGACTACAGCCCGGATCAGGCGGTCATCGTGGGCGATGCCCTGCGGCGCAGATTCGAGCGGGGGCGGATGCCGGCGAGCACGTGGCTGGGTGTATCGACGCTCGCGCTCGATGATCTCCTCATCGAGATCGAGGCGGTGGCGATCACGGACGCGGGAGAAGGGGCGTAG
- a CDS encoding Sec-independent protein translocase subunit TatA/TatB has translation MFAGLEQPTHLLILLVILLLIFGGRKIPELAKGLGQGVREFRQGMNSAESEDEEKEKPKAVRAAEEGVKAAREELRDEREEESGGRPRDPEHSEKR, from the coding sequence ATGTTCGCGGGGCTTGAACAACCTACACATCTGCTGATCCTCCTCGTCATCCTGCTGCTCATCTTCGGCGGCCGGAAGATCCCCGAGCTGGCCAAGGGCCTCGGGCAGGGGGTGAGAGAGTTCAGGCAGGGCATGAACTCCGCCGAGAGTGAGGACGAGGAGAAGGAGAAGCCCAAGGCGGTGCGGGCGGCCGAGGAGGGCGTGAAGGCTGCGCGTGAGGAGCTCAGAGATGAGCGCGAGGAAGAATCCGGTGGGCGCCCGCGCGATCCCGAACACTCCGAGAAACGCTAG
- a CDS encoding alpha/beta fold hydrolase, with protein sequence MRSRMLLAAGLMAGGIKMINHRLRNAGEDAAAHTVGEERIYHWREGKVVYSVAGEEDAPPLVLVHSPQVGASSFEFRRNMFPLARRFRVYAPDFLGYGRSDKPRRRYTPEDFTAQLEDFVREVIGRPAHLVASSLSCALIMPAAVRSPRLFGRLVFVCPTGYAALARPSGRLGRSIEAWLTLPVVGEGVYHALTSRRALRFYLGRSVYHDPELVSPEVVESYYAASHRRGARYAAAAFISGRLNQDAGPYFPRLRQRILICWGQEARALPAGLIHDFLLRNPRSEPRFFRDAALMPHDERAEAFNREVEEFLTRE encoded by the coding sequence ATGAGAAGTAGAATGCTGCTGGCAGCCGGGCTGATGGCGGGAGGGATCAAGATGATCAACCACAGGCTCAGGAACGCGGGGGAAGACGCGGCCGCCCACACCGTTGGGGAGGAGCGCATCTACCACTGGCGGGAAGGCAAGGTGGTGTATTCCGTGGCGGGTGAGGAGGATGCCCCTCCTCTCGTGCTCGTCCACAGCCCGCAGGTGGGTGCTTCATCCTTCGAGTTCCGCCGCAATATGTTCCCGCTCGCGCGCCGGTTCAGGGTCTACGCCCCGGATTTCCTCGGTTACGGTCGCTCAGACAAACCCCGACGCCGGTACACACCCGAAGACTTCACCGCACAGCTAGAAGACTTCGTGCGGGAGGTGATCGGACGTCCGGCCCATCTCGTCGCGAGCTCCCTCTCGTGCGCGCTCATTATGCCCGCGGCGGTGAGGAGCCCGCGCCTCTTCGGCAGGCTCGTGTTCGTCTGCCCCACCGGCTACGCCGCGCTCGCGCGGCCATCGGGGAGGCTCGGGCGCTCGATCGAAGCCTGGCTCACTCTCCCGGTGGTCGGGGAAGGCGTATACCACGCCCTGACCAGCCGCCGGGCGCTGCGCTTCTACCTCGGCAGGAGCGTCTATCACGACCCGGAACTCGTGAGCCCGGAGGTAGTGGAGAGCTACTACGCGGCGAGCCACCGGCGGGGGGCGAGGTATGCTGCGGCGGCCTTTATCTCCGGCCGGCTCAACCAGGACGCAGGGCCGTACTTCCCCAGGTTGAGGCAGCGCATCCTCATCTGCTGGGGGCAGGAGGCACGGGCGCTCCCGGCAGGACTCATTCACGATTTCCTGCTGCGCAACCCGCGCTCCGAACCGCGTTTCTTCCGCGATGCCGCGTTGATGCCACACGACGAACGCGCGGAGGCCTTCAACCGCGAGGTAGAAGAGTTCCTGACGCGGGAGTAA
- a CDS encoding 6-phosphofructokinase, translating into MSEVRRVGMLTGGGDAPGLNGVIRAVTTRCAGEYGYEVVGIKRGWKGLLAPEDDSVVKLGVEDVRYILQEGGTILLSSRTNPYKNEGDAKKVVDNMERFGIDALVAIGGDDTLGVARRLHEDFGVRVVGCPKTIDNDLSATDTTFGYDTAVSIATEAIDRIRTTAKSHERIIVVEVMGRHAGWITYGAGLASGANVTLIPEVEVDMDAVADLFRKRAERGEKWGIVAVSEGVTLGEEYITQDVERDEFGHVRLGGIAETLAKELKQRTGIDTRHVVLGHLQRGGTPTAYDRILSTRYGLRAAEAVKNGEWGKMVALRGNDVVTVSLEEATSETRTVPEDLQQVLSTFFG; encoded by the coding sequence ATGAGCGAGGTTCGCAGGGTCGGGATGCTCACTGGAGGGGGCGACGCGCCGGGACTCAACGGCGTGATCCGGGCGGTCACGACCCGCTGCGCCGGAGAGTACGGCTACGAGGTGGTCGGGATCAAGCGCGGATGGAAGGGGCTGCTGGCTCCCGAAGATGACTCGGTCGTGAAGCTCGGCGTGGAGGACGTGCGTTACATCCTCCAGGAGGGCGGCACGATCCTCCTCTCCTCGCGCACCAACCCCTACAAGAACGAGGGTGACGCGAAGAAGGTCGTCGATAACATGGAGCGCTTCGGGATAGACGCCCTGGTCGCCATCGGCGGCGACGACACTTTAGGCGTGGCGAGGAGGCTGCACGAGGACTTCGGGGTCAGGGTCGTTGGGTGCCCGAAGACCATAGACAACGACCTCTCGGCGACCGACACGACCTTCGGATACGACACCGCCGTCTCGATCGCCACCGAGGCCATAGACCGCATAAGGACCACCGCGAAGAGCCACGAGCGGATCATCGTCGTCGAGGTGATGGGCCGGCACGCCGGTTGGATCACCTACGGCGCAGGCCTCGCTTCCGGAGCGAACGTCACGCTCATCCCCGAGGTCGAGGTGGACATGGACGCGGTCGCGGACCTGTTCAGGAAGCGCGCCGAGCGCGGCGAGAAGTGGGGCATCGTCGCCGTCTCCGAGGGGGTGACACTCGGCGAGGAGTACATAACCCAGGACGTCGAGCGCGACGAGTTCGGACACGTCCGCCTCGGAGGCATCGCGGAGACCCTCGCCAAGGAGCTGAAACAGCGCACCGGGATAGACACCCGCCACGTCGTCCTGGGGCACCTGCAGCGCGGCGGCACCCCGACCGCCTACGACCGCATCCTCTCAACCCGCTACGGGCTGCGCGCCGCCGAGGCCGTGAAGAACGGTGAGTGGGGGAAGATGGTCGCCCTGCGCGGAAACGACGTGGTGACCGTCTCGCTCGAGGAGGCAACCTCCGAGACCAGGACCGTCCCCGAAGATCTGCAGCAGGTCCTGAGCACCTTCTTCGGCTAG
- a CDS encoding fructosamine kinase family protein, with amino-acid sequence MSDRLLSEGVEGALGERLVSARPLGGGCIGEVYKVELSDGTPLVAKVDREGGAQLECEAYMLRYLRERSSLPVPEVLHCSEHLLLMEFVEGESRFSPAAERHAAGLLAALHDIGGAAYGHERDTLIGSLPQPNPWTESWVDFFREHRLLYMARVAREAGQLPAEDARRVGRLAERLDDLIGAPQSPGLIHGDVWSANVLAKGDRIAAFLDPAIYHADPEVELAFISLFDSFGEAFFERYSGIRPIKEGFFEVRRDLYNLYPLLVHVYFFGGGYLAAVRRTLGRFGV; translated from the coding sequence ATGTCCGATAGGCTGCTCTCGGAAGGCGTGGAGGGGGCGCTGGGGGAGCGCCTGGTCTCCGCCCGGCCGCTGGGCGGGGGCTGCATCGGCGAGGTCTACAAAGTGGAGCTCTCCGACGGCACCCCGCTCGTGGCCAAGGTGGATAGGGAGGGCGGGGCCCAGCTGGAGTGCGAGGCGTACATGCTGCGCTATCTGCGCGAGCGGAGCAGCCTCCCGGTGCCGGAGGTGCTGCACTGCTCGGAGCATCTTTTGCTGATGGAGTTCGTGGAGGGGGAGAGCCGCTTCTCCCCGGCCGCAGAGCGCCACGCCGCCGGGCTTCTGGCGGCGCTGCACGACATCGGAGGGGCGGCCTACGGCCACGAGCGGGACACCCTGATCGGGAGCCTCCCCCAGCCGAATCCCTGGACGGAGAGCTGGGTGGACTTCTTCCGGGAACACAGGTTGCTGTACATGGCGCGGGTTGCCCGCGAGGCGGGGCAGCTCCCGGCGGAGGATGCGCGCCGGGTCGGGCGGCTCGCGGAGCGGTTAGATGATCTCATCGGCGCGCCGCAGTCTCCCGGCCTCATCCACGGGGACGTGTGGAGCGCCAACGTGCTGGCGAAAGGAGATCGCATAGCCGCCTTCCTTGACCCGGCCATCTATCACGCCGACCCCGAGGTGGAGCTCGCGTTCATCTCTCTCTTCGATTCCTTCGGGGAGGCGTTCTTCGAGCGGTACTCCGGGATCCGCCCCATAAAGGAAGGCTTCTTCGAAGTCCGACGCGACCTCTACAACCTCTACCCGTTGCTGGTGCACGTGTACTTCTTCGGCGGCGGGTACCTCGCCGCCGTCCGGCGCACCCTGGGTCGCTTCGGGGTCTAA
- a CDS encoding isocitrate/isopropylmalate family dehydrogenase, with product MSERRAIVVMEGDQTGQELLEEALRVLDPSVTRLDLEFLRFDLSLENRRRTKNGVVHEAAEAMKRAGLGMKAATITPEGAGDVGSPNAILRKDINGTVIVRTGRRIPGVNPLPGVHAPISVVRMAVDDAYGAEERREGEGLEEVAYRTERISRKVCRGVAEFAFIQARRMHAKVFGGPKWTVSPVYEGMFKEELDRAAEKNRDVRYEPQLIDATYALLLSSYGEPMVIPALNRDGDCLSDLVLQMFGSIAGAESLLISLDDDENPEIVMSEAPHGTAPALEGKNIANPMAMILAGAALLTFVGSEHASRVSRAIYEATFETILDGTKTADLGGSAHTTEFTDEVIRHVKNKLEVWSTLA from the coding sequence ATGAGCGAGAGAAGAGCGATAGTCGTGATGGAAGGAGATCAGACGGGGCAGGAGCTGCTCGAGGAGGCGCTACGGGTACTCGACCCTTCGGTCACGCGGCTGGACCTCGAGTTTTTGCGCTTCGATCTGTCCCTCGAGAACCGGCGCAGGACGAAGAACGGGGTGGTGCACGAGGCCGCGGAGGCCATGAAGAGGGCGGGGCTGGGCATGAAGGCCGCGACGATAACGCCCGAGGGAGCGGGGGACGTGGGTTCTCCGAACGCCATCCTGCGCAAGGATATAAACGGGACGGTGATCGTACGCACCGGCCGGCGCATCCCCGGCGTCAACCCGCTGCCGGGCGTCCACGCCCCCATCTCGGTGGTCCGGATGGCGGTGGACGACGCCTACGGGGCCGAGGAGCGCCGGGAGGGTGAGGGGCTCGAGGAGGTGGCCTACCGCACCGAGCGGATAAGCCGCAAGGTCTGCCGGGGGGTGGCCGAGTTCGCCTTCATCCAGGCCAGGAGGATGCACGCCAAGGTCTTCGGCGGGCCGAAGTGGACCGTCTCGCCGGTCTACGAGGGGATGTTCAAAGAGGAGCTCGACCGGGCGGCCGAGAAGAACCGTGACGTCCGCTACGAGCCGCAGCTCATCGACGCCACCTACGCCCTGCTGCTCTCCAGCTACGGAGAGCCGATGGTGATCCCTGCCCTCAACCGCGACGGCGACTGCCTCTCGGATCTGGTGCTGCAGATGTTCGGCTCGATAGCCGGGGCTGAATCGCTCCTGATCTCGCTCGACGACGACGAGAACCCGGAGATCGTGATGTCCGAGGCCCCGCACGGTACGGCCCCTGCCCTCGAAGGCAAGAACATCGCCAACCCGATGGCGATGATCCTGGCCGGTGCGGCGCTTCTGACCTTCGTCGGCTCCGAACACGCGAGCCGCGTCTCCCGCGCGATCTACGAGGCCACCTTCGAGACGATCCTCGACGGCACGAAGACCGCCGACCTCGGCGGCTCGGCGCACACCACGGAGTTCACCGACGAGGTGATCCGGCACGTGAAGAACAAGCTCGAGGTGTGGAGCACGCTGGCGTGA
- a CDS encoding low molecular weight protein-tyrosine-phosphatase: MVRVLFVCMGNICRSPIAQGIFEEMVRREGFEGEILVDSAGVGPWHVGEPPDPRAQEAALRRGVDISGQRARQISPEDCESFDYILTMDEENYRAVSSLCPDGRAGVRPFLDFADVPQAEVPDPYYGGPEGFEHVARLLEEAAGGLLEEIRRKHLESNVR; the protein is encoded by the coding sequence TTGGTACGCGTCCTGTTCGTCTGCATGGGCAACATCTGCCGCTCGCCGATTGCCCAGGGGATCTTCGAGGAGATGGTGCGGCGGGAGGGGTTCGAGGGCGAGATCCTCGTGGACTCCGCCGGGGTCGGCCCCTGGCACGTCGGAGAGCCACCCGATCCGCGGGCGCAGGAGGCCGCCCTGCGGCGCGGGGTGGATATAAGCGGGCAGCGGGCGCGTCAGATCTCACCGGAGGACTGCGAGAGCTTCGACTATATCCTCACGATGGACGAGGAGAACTACCGGGCTGTCTCCTCGCTGTGCCCGGATGGGCGGGCCGGAGTCCGGCCCTTCCTGGACTTCGCCGATGTCCCGCAGGCGGAGGTGCCGGACCCGTACTACGGTGGCCCCGAGGGCTTCGAGCACGTCGCGCGCCTCCTCGAGGAGGCTGCCGGAGGACTGCTGGAGGAGATCCGCCGCAAGCACCTGGAGAGCAATGTCCGATAG
- a CDS encoding DUF6077 domain-containing protein — MIGKRLRRLRIDLGGRGRRGAYPASFEVWVVIAAIVAAAVDVFLRGGAGPVSMVRFAAAGVLFSVPGALLTRWCLREAFGGAAAVPVAFCISSGLFALIGVPMLITHQTIGFYVACCALLVAAFLAAALLRVLRGVRETSPGDGGSRISVLWFPYLVLGCGLAYVSTLKVPQLNDDIWNYLGYVREHLSGGPLGLYDPYFGRKLDVLSRVKINGWLLEQAGLAWISGDDPIVMVLKYLAPCLILVALLAFYGLARNLFGSSSAALFASCLYMLFFASHLGASQLTYGGEFIARIAEDKFATRFLFLPVALSAALAFVESRKRRYLVFFGFLCWVMVAVHPIGLAMLGLCMAGFGAAHLLGNLRSRSSWTSVVMLGVATVSVVAFPLIYLPLTGHSPWSVAVSADINGTPPEVLNNMVFLWDAKKRILVVGKDLYIMHPALALTPAILAGYVIGVPFLLWKVRRGSVPAQMILGALALLTVVLYVPWVATFFVDYIIGPGQLYRLAWPVPLLAFLAMGWALWDLMGRVQSVLSRVESVRGYLGLMPLAVVVALTLCLAPASVAGAKGVWATNRVPLSWGFGYDPVFRWMQHNIRHRSVIMAPDPENIVIPAYSDRLNVVSLRGYPIISHLDGLRRLTHGRIRVPRRDWDDYDFYHGTTVAHAMAILRRYGVDYVLVYSGSGLDGQLSRMKGFTRVSTPSERYTLYRVDLDEIDSGSRQEGFGRSS; from the coding sequence TTGATCGGTAAGAGGCTACGTCGACTTCGGATCGATCTCGGGGGCAGAGGTAGACGGGGCGCGTATCCTGCGTCCTTCGAGGTGTGGGTCGTGATCGCGGCGATCGTGGCCGCAGCCGTCGATGTTTTCCTGCGGGGGGGCGCCGGGCCGGTCTCCATGGTCCGATTCGCCGCTGCCGGGGTGCTGTTCTCGGTGCCCGGGGCGCTGCTGACCCGCTGGTGCCTGCGGGAGGCCTTCGGCGGGGCGGCGGCCGTTCCCGTTGCTTTCTGCATCAGCTCTGGGCTCTTCGCCCTCATAGGTGTCCCCATGCTCATCACCCACCAGACGATAGGTTTTTACGTAGCCTGTTGCGCTCTTCTGGTAGCCGCGTTCCTCGCCGCCGCGCTTTTGAGGGTGCTGCGGGGCGTGAGGGAGACTTCGCCGGGGGATGGAGGGTCTCGCATCAGCGTCCTCTGGTTTCCGTACCTCGTGCTGGGGTGCGGGCTGGCGTACGTATCGACGCTCAAGGTGCCGCAGCTCAACGATGACATCTGGAACTACCTGGGCTACGTCCGGGAGCATCTGAGCGGCGGTCCTCTGGGACTCTACGACCCATACTTTGGGCGGAAGCTCGACGTCCTCTCCCGGGTGAAGATAAACGGCTGGCTGCTGGAACAGGCCGGTCTGGCATGGATTTCGGGGGACGATCCCATCGTCATGGTGCTCAAATATCTGGCACCCTGTCTGATTCTGGTGGCCCTGCTCGCCTTCTATGGCTTGGCACGCAACCTGTTCGGCAGCTCCTCCGCGGCGTTGTTCGCCAGCTGCCTGTACATGCTCTTCTTCGCCTCTCACCTGGGGGCATCTCAGCTCACCTACGGGGGCGAGTTCATCGCCCGCATCGCAGAGGACAAGTTCGCGACCCGCTTCCTCTTTCTGCCCGTGGCGCTCAGCGCCGCCCTTGCCTTCGTCGAGAGCAGGAAGAGGCGGTATCTCGTCTTCTTCGGGTTCCTCTGCTGGGTCATGGTGGCGGTTCACCCGATAGGTCTCGCGATGCTCGGGTTGTGTATGGCCGGGTTCGGAGCCGCACACCTGCTCGGGAACCTCCGCAGCCGTTCCTCCTGGACCTCGGTGGTCATGCTGGGGGTGGCGACGGTGAGCGTGGTAGCGTTCCCGCTCATCTATCTGCCCCTCACCGGGCACTCACCCTGGTCGGTGGCGGTGTCGGCCGACATCAACGGGACGCCGCCGGAGGTTCTGAACAACATGGTCTTCCTCTGGGATGCGAAGAAAAGGATCCTGGTCGTCGGGAAAGACCTCTACATCATGCACCCGGCGCTCGCCCTCACCCCGGCGATTCTGGCCGGTTACGTAATAGGAGTGCCTTTTCTGCTCTGGAAGGTGCGCCGGGGGAGTGTTCCGGCGCAGATGATTCTGGGCGCGCTCGCGCTGCTCACCGTGGTGCTCTACGTGCCGTGGGTGGCGACCTTTTTCGTGGACTACATCATCGGGCCGGGTCAGCTCTACCGGCTGGCCTGGCCGGTGCCGCTCCTGGCCTTCCTGGCCATGGGCTGGGCGCTCTGGGATCTGATGGGCCGGGTGCAGAGCGTGCTCTCGAGGGTGGAGAGCGTGCGTGGCTACCTGGGACTGATGCCGCTCGCCGTCGTGGTGGCGCTCACGCTCTGCCTCGCTCCGGCCTCGGTGGCCGGGGCGAAGGGCGTCTGGGCGACGAACCGGGTGCCGCTGAGCTGGGGGTTCGGCTATGATCCCGTCTTCCGCTGGATGCAACATAATATCCGTCACCGAAGCGTGATCATGGCTCCGGACCCGGAGAACATCGTGATACCCGCCTACTCGGACAGGCTCAACGTGGTGAGCCTGAGAGGTTATCCGATCATCAGCCATCTCGATGGCCTGCGCCGCCTGACGCACGGCAGGATACGCGTCCCGCGACGCGACTGGGACGACTACGACTTCTACCACGGCACCACCGTGGCGCATGCCATGGCGATCCTGCGCCGCTACGGCGTAGACTACGTCCTGGTTTACTCCGGCTCCGGCCTCGACGGTCAGCTCTCGCGGATGAAGGGGTTCACGAGAGTAAGTACGCCGAGCGAACGCTACACGCTCTACCGGGTCGACCTCGACGAGATCGACTCCGGAAGCCGGCAGGAAGGGTTCGGCCGCTCTTCCTGA